ATTTGGAGGTTCCCGTCGTCCCCGCCCACGTTGAAAACCTGCCCGGAAACCGTGCCGGACGCGGCTTCGGCCATCATGGCGAGCGCCTCCGCGGCGTCCCGAACATGGACAAAAGGCCGCCACTGAGCGCCGCCGCCGCGCACGGAGATGCGGCCCTGCCGCACCGCCGTGGCCACCATCTGGTTGACCGCCAGGTCAAACCGCATGCGCGGGGACACGCCGAAGAGCGTGGCCATCCGCGCGATGACAGGCTCGAAACCGGCGGCCCCCAGCGCCAGCAGGGCCTGTTCCGCCAGCAGCTTGCTTTTGGCGAAGGTGGAGACGGGGTTGGCCGGGCTTTCCTCGTCCAGCAGTTCGAAGACACCGCGCCCGTACACGGCGCAGCTCGACGCGAACACGAAACGGCGCACCCCGCGTTCCAGCGCCTGCCGGGCCAGTTCGCGGGTGCTCTCCGTGTTCACGTCGTAGGCCATCTCCTCGTTCAGGTCGCAGGACGGGTCGTTGCAGACACTGGCAAGGTGGATGACGGCGTCCACACCTTCGAGCAGGCCGGGATGCTCCTGAAGGCGGCGGATGTCGCCCTGAACCAGTTCCGGCATGGCGCCGCCGAGGTGGCGCCGCACGAATTCCTCCGGCGTGTCACCCTGCACCAGATGGCAAAACCGGTCAAACAGGCGCACTTCATGGCCGCGCGCGGCCAGCGTCTCCGCCGCAATCATGCCCAGATAGCCGCCGCCGCCCGTCAACAGTATCTTCATGCCGTCTCCCTGATTCGCCGGAACCCTCCGGCAACGGGGCGATTATAGCACCGGACAGGCGGTTGCCGTTTATGTTTCAACCCGCCGCCGGTTGCAGCACCCTGTCCAGCCGCCGGAACAGGGTGCGGTCCGCTCCGGGCCGTTCCGCCACCTCCAGCACGTCATGCAGTTTTGCCAGTTGTTTGAGCATCTGCTCCAGTTTTGCATGGTCGTTCACCAGCAGGTACATGCGGCTGAGCCGTCCGTCCCCGACCGGTCCGCACAGGATGCCCTCCAGATTGAAGGCGCGCCTTGCGAAAAGGTTCGTGATGTGCGACATGACCCCCGGATGGTTGTTCACCGTGAGCTCGATGACGGTGCCGGGATGGTGTGCTGTGTTTTCAGACTGCGGCATGGGTGACTCCTCCTATCATTTCGCGGTTGGCCGCGCCGGGCGGCACCATGGGCAAAACATTTTCGGTCTGGCGGATGGGCGCGTTGATCAGGCACGGCCCCGGCTCCGCCAGGGCGCGGCGCAGGGCCTTTTCCGGGTCGGCGGCGCCGCCCAGGTCCATCCCTCGGACGCCGAAACCCCGCGCAATGGCCGCGAAGTCGGGCTGCGACTGGAAACTGGAGGCCAGATAGCGCCGGTTGTAGAACAGTTCCTGCTGCTGCCGGACCAGCCCCAGGTGGGCGTTGTTCATCAGCAGAATCTTCACGTTGAGGTCCAGTTCCGCCAGGGTGGCCAGTTCCTGGATGTTCATCAGGATCGAGCCGTCGCCGCTGACGCAGACCACGGGCGTGTCCGGGCGCGCCAGCGCCGCGCCGATGGCGGCGGGCAGGCCGAAACCCATTGTGCCCAGTCCGCCCGAGGTCAGCAGGGTGCGCGGACGGCGGAACGGGTACGCCTGGGCCACCCACATCTGGTGCTGTCCGACATCGGTGCAGACGATGGTTTCCCCGTCCGCCGATTCGCCAAGCAGACGGACCAAATTCAACGGCAACAGCGGGTCGTCCCCCGCCGGGGGAAGTTGCGGATGGGCGCGCCGCAGCGTCTCAATGCGCTCCATCCATGCCGGCCGCGCAAGGGGTTCGAGGTGTTCCAGGAGTCCGGCCAGCGCCAGTCCGGCATCGGCGACCATCGAAATGAGGCTCTTCTTGATTTTGTCAATCTCCGAGGCGTCTATGTCCACATGCAGGATGTCCGCATGCTTGCAGAACTCCGCCACCTTGCCCGTGGCCCGGTCGTCAAACCGCGCCCCGATGACGATCAGCAGGTCCGACTCGTCCAGGATGTGGTTGGTGTGCCGCGCCCCGTGCATGCCCAGCATGCCCAGGTAAAGCGGGTCGTCGCAGGGAACCGTCCCCAGCCCCATCAGGGTGCAGGTGACGGGCGCCTGAATCCGGTGGGCCAGTTCGCGGGCCAGGCCGCCCGCGCCCGCCTGGGCAACGCCGCCGCCGATGTATAGGACGGGACGCTCAGCCCTTCGGATGCGTTCGGCCATGGCCCTGACCGTTGCGGGGTCGCAGGGTTCCGGCGCGGCGGCCTTTCCGGGTTCGGGCCACTCCCCCACTTCGGCTGCGGCCAGTTGGACATCCTTCGGGACATCCACCACGACCGGGCCGGTACGGCCCGAGGTGGCCAGTTCAAAGGCCCGCGGGATGATTTCCAGCAGTTCCTCCGGCTTGCGGACCAGAAAGTTGTGCTTGGTGATGGGCAGGGTCAGCCCGTAGGTGTCCACCTCCTGAAAGGCGTCCGTGCCGATCATGGCCTGCGGCACCTGCCCGGTGATGGCGACCAGTGGCACCGAGTCCAGTTTGGCGTCGGCAATGGCCGTCAGCAGGTTGGTGGCGCCGGGTCCGGAGGTGGCCAGGCAGACCCCCGGCACTCCCGTGACCCGCGCCATGCCCTGGGCGATGAACCCCGCCCCCTGTTCGTGCCGGGCAAGGATGTGGTGGATGGGGCTGTCTAGCAGGGCATCGTACAGCGGAAGATTGGCCCCGCCGGGGATGCCGGCGACCACCTCCACACCCTGCCTTTCCAGCAGCCGGCAGATGATTTCAGAACCGCGACATTTCATTTTCGTCCTCCTTTGGCGCCCTTTCCGCATGCGCCGCCGGAGGCGAAAAACAGCAACCCCTCCGGCGGTGTCACACCGGAGGGGCTGTTTTTTG
The genomic region above belongs to Candidatus Hydrogenedentota bacterium and contains:
- the ilvB gene encoding biosynthetic-type acetolactate synthase large subunit, whose product is MKCRGSEIICRLLERQGVEVVAGIPGGANLPLYDALLDSPIHHILARHEQGAGFIAQGMARVTGVPGVCLATSGPGATNLLTAIADAKLDSVPLVAITGQVPQAMIGTDAFQEVDTYGLTLPITKHNFLVRKPEELLEIIPRAFELATSGRTGPVVVDVPKDVQLAAAEVGEWPEPGKAAAPEPCDPATVRAMAERIRRAERPVLYIGGGVAQAGAGGLARELAHRIQAPVTCTLMGLGTVPCDDPLYLGMLGMHGARHTNHILDESDLLIVIGARFDDRATGKVAEFCKHADILHVDIDASEIDKIKKSLISMVADAGLALAGLLEHLEPLARPAWMERIETLRRAHPQLPPAGDDPLLPLNLVRLLGESADGETIVCTDVGQHQMWVAQAYPFRRPRTLLTSGGLGTMGFGLPAAIGAALARPDTPVVCVSGDGSILMNIQELATLAELDLNVKILLMNNAHLGLVRQQQELFYNRRYLASSFQSQPDFAAIARGFGVRGMDLGGAADPEKALRRALAEPGPCLINAPIRQTENVLPMVPPGAANREMIGGVTHAAV
- the ilvN gene encoding acetolactate synthase small subunit, giving the protein MPQSENTAHHPGTVIELTVNNHPGVMSHITNLFARRAFNLEGILCGPVGDGRLSRMYLLVNDHAKLEQMLKQLAKLHDVLEVAERPGADRTLFRRLDRVLQPAAG